A single window of Halobacterium jilantaiense DNA harbors:
- a CDS encoding redoxin domain-containing protein, with translation MASDDVLAVGDGVPDVTADLVRHDGSVETTPLAELYADGPLLVVFYTNDFSPDCVDEWCAFRDYGWFTSSGDVSVVGSSKSRVATHRKFIDYLDIDFPLYSDRDLAISDAFGVSYRTFKVFPRSKRSVFLLDGDGVVRYRWVGDHPLDPTRDQPPLDEIRGAVEELFGDEPQTFGFN, from the coding sequence ATGGCCTCCGACGACGTGCTCGCGGTCGGCGACGGCGTGCCGGACGTGACCGCGGACCTTGTGCGGCACGACGGCAGCGTCGAGACGACTCCACTGGCGGAGCTGTACGCCGACGGGCCGCTGCTCGTCGTCTTCTACACGAACGACTTCAGCCCGGACTGCGTCGACGAGTGGTGTGCGTTCCGGGACTACGGTTGGTTCACGTCGTCGGGTGACGTCTCCGTCGTCGGGTCGAGCAAGTCCCGGGTGGCCACCCACCGGAAGTTCATCGACTACCTCGACATCGACTTCCCGCTGTACTCGGACCGAGACCTCGCCATATCGGACGCGTTCGGCGTCAGCTACCGGACGTTCAAGGTGTTCCCGCGGTCGAAGCGGTCGGTGTTCCTCCTCGACGGCGACGGCGTCGTCCGGTACCGATGGGTGGGCGACCACCCCCTCGACCCGACCCGGGACCAGCCGCCGCTGGACGAGATTCGGGGTGCCGTCGAGGAGCTCTTCGGCGACGAACCGCAGACGTTCGGCTTCAACTAG
- a CDS encoding lipoate--protein ligase family protein, with the protein MALADREWRLIPEQARDGPMQMALEEVAAETAAGGGPRTVRVYQWSPSTLSMGYRQAADSVDWAYADCEGVDVTRRQTGGGGIYHDESADISYSVVGPADELPGDLMECYDLLCEPILDAFHEMGVDAQFVGEEHPALHEPACYLRALHPAHDMVAGGKKIAGNAQYRTRDAVIQHGSLSYDLAVDHHLGVFADPGVGESEFRERVTSIREQADISREDAVAALEDALQSWCDASVGEWTDDELDAARELADEKYATDDWTRERTDPTDA; encoded by the coding sequence ATGGCTCTCGCCGACCGGGAGTGGCGACTGATACCGGAACAGGCCCGCGACGGCCCGATGCAGATGGCGCTCGAAGAGGTCGCCGCGGAGACGGCGGCCGGCGGCGGCCCGCGGACCGTCCGCGTCTACCAGTGGTCGCCGTCGACGCTCTCGATGGGGTACCGGCAGGCCGCCGACTCCGTCGACTGGGCGTACGCCGACTGCGAGGGCGTCGACGTGACGCGCCGGCAGACCGGCGGCGGTGGCATCTACCACGACGAGTCCGCGGACATCTCCTACAGCGTCGTGGGGCCGGCCGACGAACTCCCCGGGGACCTGATGGAGTGCTACGACCTCCTCTGCGAGCCCATCCTCGACGCCTTCCACGAGATGGGCGTGGACGCGCAGTTCGTCGGCGAGGAGCACCCGGCGCTCCACGAACCGGCGTGTTACCTGCGCGCGCTCCACCCCGCCCACGACATGGTCGCCGGCGGGAAGAAAATCGCCGGGAACGCCCAGTACCGCACCCGCGACGCCGTCATCCAGCACGGCTCGCTGTCCTACGACCTCGCGGTCGACCACCACCTCGGCGTGTTCGCGGACCCGGGCGTCGGCGAGTCCGAGTTCCGGGAGCGCGTGACGAGCATCCGCGAGCAGGCCGACATCTCCCGCGAGGACGCCGTCGCCGCTCTCGAAGACGCGCTCCAGTCGTGGTGTGACGCGTCTGTCGGCGAGTGGACCGACGACGAGCTCGACGCCGCCCGCGAACTCGCCGACGAGAAGTACGCGACCGACGACTGGACGCGCGAGCGCACCGACCCCACCGACGCCTAG
- a CDS encoding bacteriorhodopsin codes for MPTSGVEVATDASLLAAQSSAVDAIRDDALLSSSLWVNVALAGVAVLLFVYMGRNVRSPRARFVWGATLLIPLVSISSYLGLLSGLTVGFLEMPAGHALAGEEVLSQWGRYLTWALSTPMILLALGLLADVDRGSLFTVIAADVGMCVTGLAAAMTTSSVLFRWAFYAISCAFFAVVLYALLTEWTAAAADAGTDEIFQTLRVLTVVLWLGYPIIWAVGVEGLALVESVGVTSWGYSVLDIFAKYVFAFLLLRWVADNEQTVAAAGSTLGTAPGDD; via the coding sequence ATGCCAACGTCAGGCGTGGAAGTCGCAACCGACGCATCGCTGCTGGCCGCACAGTCGAGCGCCGTCGACGCGATACGGGACGACGCGCTGCTGAGTTCGTCGCTGTGGGTGAACGTCGCGCTCGCCGGCGTCGCCGTCCTGCTGTTCGTGTACATGGGACGGAACGTCAGGAGCCCGCGCGCACGGTTCGTCTGGGGAGCGACGCTGCTGATTCCGCTGGTGTCGATATCGAGCTACCTGGGCCTGCTGTCGGGACTCACCGTCGGCTTCCTCGAGATGCCGGCGGGCCACGCGCTCGCGGGCGAAGAAGTACTCAGTCAGTGGGGCCGCTACCTGACGTGGGCGCTGTCGACACCGATGATACTGCTCGCACTCGGCCTGCTCGCCGACGTGGACCGCGGGAGCCTATTCACGGTCATCGCGGCCGACGTGGGGATGTGCGTGACCGGGCTGGCGGCGGCGATGACGACGTCCTCGGTCCTGTTCCGGTGGGCGTTCTACGCCATCAGCTGTGCGTTCTTCGCCGTCGTGCTGTACGCGCTCCTGACGGAGTGGACGGCCGCCGCAGCCGACGCCGGGACCGACGAGATATTCCAGACGCTGCGCGTGCTGACTGTCGTCCTCTGGCTCGGCTACCCCATCATCTGGGCCGTCGGCGTGGAGGGACTCGCGCTCGTCGAGTCCGTCGGCGTGACGTCGTGGGGGTACTCGGTGCTGGACATCTTCGCGAAGTACGTCTTCGCGTTCCTGCTGCTGCGGTGGGTGGCGGACAACGAGCAGACCGTGGCGGCCGCCGGGAGCACGCTCGGCACCGCGCCGGGCGACGACTAG
- a CDS encoding PAS domain-containing sensor histidine kinase codes for MTSGTITYVSQSAENVLGFEPSELTGENVVSYIHPDDQAKIAQDLSEYVDDYGYTGTYRVRVRDSNGEWRVFEARAANLLDDPFVEGIVLNSRDVTEKQRRKRKLERQNERLDQFASIVAHDLRNPLNVAVGRLDLLAENVDGDQADTVDTIQRQLGRIEDIIEDSLALAQSGEIVTETDEVDLGAVAREAWANVDTGEASLAVGDAVRLSGDRHRLLNMFENLFRNSVEHNEPTDLTVRVSALPDEFGFYVEDSGTGIPAEEREKAFERGYTTNRDGTGFGLAIVQDIVQAHGWEVSLSDGADGGARFEVACDAIPLEQQTELA; via the coding sequence GTGACGAGCGGGACGATCACGTACGTCAGCCAGTCCGCCGAGAACGTCCTCGGCTTCGAGCCGTCCGAGTTGACCGGCGAAAACGTCGTCTCCTACATTCACCCGGACGACCAGGCGAAGATTGCCCAGGACCTCTCGGAGTACGTCGACGACTACGGCTACACCGGGACCTACCGGGTTCGGGTCCGCGACTCGAACGGCGAGTGGCGCGTGTTCGAGGCGCGAGCGGCGAACCTCCTCGACGACCCGTTCGTGGAGGGCATCGTCCTGAACTCCCGGGACGTCACCGAGAAGCAGCGCCGGAAACGGAAACTGGAGCGGCAGAACGAGCGCCTCGACCAGTTCGCGAGCATCGTCGCCCACGACCTCCGGAACCCACTGAACGTCGCGGTCGGACGACTCGACCTGCTGGCGGAGAACGTCGACGGCGACCAGGCGGACACCGTCGACACCATCCAGCGGCAGCTCGGCCGAATCGAGGACATCATCGAGGACTCGCTCGCGCTCGCGCAGTCCGGCGAAATCGTCACCGAGACCGACGAGGTCGATCTCGGGGCCGTCGCCCGGGAGGCGTGGGCGAACGTCGACACCGGCGAGGCGTCGCTCGCCGTCGGTGACGCGGTCCGGCTGTCGGGCGACCGGCATCGCCTGCTCAACATGTTCGAGAACCTCTTCCGGAACAGCGTCGAGCACAACGAGCCGACCGACCTGACTGTCCGGGTCAGCGCGTTGCCCGACGAGTTCGGCTTCTACGTCGAGGACAGCGGCACGGGAATTCCGGCGGAGGAACGCGAGAAGGCCTTCGAGCGCGGCTACACGACGAACCGGGACGGCACGGGCTTCGGGCTCGCAATCGTTCAGGACATCGTTCAGGCCCACGGCTGGGAAGTCTCGCTCTCGGATGGGGCGGACGGCGGGGCGCGGTTCGAGGTGGCGTGTGACGCGATTCCCCTCGAGCAGCAGACCGAACTCGCGTGA
- a CDS encoding serine/threonine-protein kinase RIO2, whose amino-acid sequence MVRNVAEEIADLDEEDFHLLSGVEHGMRFSEWVSREKLPEFSRLTTEEVDYRLDRMLDREFLERKTIQYEGVQLTFAGYDVLALRAFAERDTVEGFGAPLGVGKESDVYEVQSFRPMALKFHREGYTQFREVHRGRDYTSEKEHTSWLYTARKAAEREYDALETLYPTVNVPRPVDQNRHAIVMEKIDGTELSKAKLEPAQASGVLDLVLREVAAAYREGYVHADVSEYNVFVNEDGVVLFDWPQATPTDHENARELLDRDVENIVRYFQQKYPSDVPDADLTAVADAVAADDFGSVDDY is encoded by the coding sequence ATGGTGCGGAACGTCGCCGAAGAGATCGCGGACCTCGACGAGGAGGACTTCCACCTGCTGTCGGGCGTCGAACACGGGATGCGGTTCTCGGAGTGGGTGAGCCGGGAGAAGCTCCCGGAGTTCTCGCGACTCACGACCGAGGAAGTCGACTACCGACTCGACCGGATGCTCGACCGCGAGTTCCTCGAACGGAAGACCATCCAGTACGAGGGCGTCCAGCTCACGTTCGCGGGCTACGACGTGCTCGCGCTCCGGGCGTTCGCCGAGCGGGACACCGTCGAAGGATTCGGCGCGCCCCTGGGCGTCGGCAAGGAGAGCGACGTCTACGAGGTGCAGTCGTTCCGCCCGATGGCGCTGAAGTTCCACCGCGAGGGCTACACCCAGTTCCGGGAAGTCCACCGCGGCCGGGACTACACGAGCGAGAAGGAACACACGTCCTGGCTGTACACCGCGCGGAAGGCCGCCGAGCGCGAGTACGACGCCCTGGAGACACTGTACCCCACGGTGAACGTGCCGCGACCCGTCGACCAGAACCGTCACGCCATCGTGATGGAGAAGATCGACGGCACGGAGCTCTCGAAGGCGAAACTCGAACCCGCGCAGGCGAGCGGCGTCCTCGACCTCGTTCTGCGGGAGGTGGCTGCCGCGTACCGCGAGGGGTACGTCCACGCGGACGTCAGCGAGTACAACGTCTTCGTGAACGAGGACGGCGTGGTGCTGTTCGACTGGCCGCAGGCGACCCCGACCGACCACGAGAACGCCCGTGAGTTACTGGACCGCGACGTGGAGAACATCGTTCGGTACTTCCAGCAGAAGTACCCGAGTGACGTTCCGGACGCCGACCTGACCGCCGTCGCCGACGCGGTCGCAGCCGACGATTTCGGCAGCGTCGACGACTACTGA
- a CDS encoding ABC transporter ATP-binding protein produces the protein MTLELSRLRKAYGQFDFGPVDLTVDDEVLAVLGPSGSGKTTLLSLIAGITSPDSGSIRLDGRDLVGVPLEDRRVGMVFQEGALFPHMTVRENVEYAATTSDRVDELVALLELTDVLDRTPPTLSGGERQRVALARTLATDPDVLLLDEPLSSLDAPIRRRLRDELHSLFASLDIPVLYVTHDQRTATALGDRIAIVRDGALEQVGTPSTVLTRPTSRFVARFTGTENLFDATVTDRTADGATVQFGDVQLQTATADVAQSAVTVCIHPSRVAVEAPYVADGDRTANAVSGTVTRWLNEGSEYRVDIDVDAGPLTLTANVRPPTFDRLALERGADVQVLVPDASIHLIPGGE, from the coding sequence ATGACACTCGAACTCTCTCGGCTGCGCAAGGCCTACGGACAGTTCGACTTCGGCCCGGTGGACCTGACCGTCGACGACGAAGTGCTCGCCGTCCTGGGGCCGTCCGGCAGCGGGAAGACGACGCTGCTCTCGCTGATTGCCGGCATCACCAGCCCCGACTCGGGGTCGATTCGCCTCGACGGCCGAGACCTGGTCGGCGTCCCGCTCGAAGACCGGCGCGTGGGGATGGTCTTCCAAGAAGGCGCGCTCTTCCCACACATGACCGTCCGCGAGAACGTCGAGTACGCGGCCACCACCAGCGACCGCGTCGACGAGCTCGTGGCGCTGCTCGAACTGACCGACGTTCTCGACAGGACGCCGCCGACGCTCTCCGGCGGGGAGCGCCAGCGAGTCGCCCTCGCGCGAACGCTGGCGACCGACCCGGACGTGTTGCTCCTCGACGAACCGCTGTCGAGTCTCGACGCGCCTATCCGGAGACGCCTCCGGGACGAACTCCACAGCCTGTTCGCCTCGCTCGACATCCCGGTGCTCTACGTCACGCACGACCAGCGCACGGCGACGGCGCTCGGCGACAGAATCGCCATCGTTCGGGACGGAGCCCTCGAGCAGGTCGGGACGCCGTCGACGGTTCTCACTCGGCCGACGAGCCGCTTCGTCGCGCGCTTCACCGGCACCGAGAATCTCTTCGACGCGACAGTGACTGACCGAACGGCGGACGGAGCGACAGTCCAGTTCGGCGACGTGCAACTCCAGACGGCGACTGCAGACGTCGCTCAGTCGGCCGTGACTGTCTGTATCCACCCGTCACGGGTGGCGGTGGAGGCCCCGTACGTCGCCGACGGCGACCGAACGGCGAACGCGGTCTCGGGAACGGTCACCCGGTGGTTGAACGAGGGGAGTGAGTACCGGGTCGACATCGACGTCGACGCGGGGCCGCTCACTCTCACAGCGAACGTCCGTCCACCGACCTTCGACCGGCTGGCCCTCGAACGCGGCGCGGACGTTCAGGTACTGGTTCCGGACGCGTCGATACACCTGATTCCGGGCGGCGAGTGA
- a CDS encoding molybdate ABC transporter permease subunit translates to MPTRSHSTESGTVGSGFDWLNVALVLGGLLLLYYVVPMVSLFVSVPAGDVLARMSSPTVVDSATTSLLSASISTVVAALFGLPLAYWLARTDGFVAKVVLAFVVLPLVLPPTVGGIVLLTVFGPGSPLGDAAIAAGIPLTRSLAGVVLAQTFVASPFVVVTGKAAFESVDQTLEHASRSLGKSRLTTARRVTLPLAGPGILAGVTLAFARAIGEFGATMMLAYYPRTMPVQIWVEFKQLGLDNAYPVAILLVLIAAAALLILNTVATNPWE, encoded by the coding sequence ATGCCGACACGCTCACACTCGACGGAGTCGGGCACAGTCGGGTCCGGCTTCGACTGGCTCAACGTCGCGCTCGTCCTCGGTGGGCTGTTGCTGCTGTACTACGTGGTGCCGATGGTGTCCCTGTTCGTTTCAGTCCCGGCCGGGGACGTCCTCGCCCGGATGAGCAGCCCGACCGTCGTGGATTCGGCGACCACGTCGCTGCTCTCGGCGTCGATCAGCACCGTCGTCGCCGCGCTGTTCGGCTTGCCGCTCGCGTACTGGCTCGCACGCACCGACGGGTTCGTGGCGAAAGTCGTCCTCGCGTTCGTTGTCCTCCCGCTCGTCCTCCCGCCGACGGTCGGCGGCATCGTGCTACTCACCGTCTTCGGCCCCGGTTCGCCGCTCGGTGACGCTGCGATTGCCGCGGGAATCCCACTCACGCGGTCGCTCGCCGGCGTAGTTCTCGCCCAGACCTTCGTCGCGTCCCCGTTCGTGGTCGTGACGGGCAAGGCGGCCTTCGAGAGCGTCGACCAGACGCTCGAACACGCCTCCCGGTCGCTCGGAAAGAGCCGCCTGACGACCGCTCGGCGCGTGACGCTCCCGCTCGCCGGTCCGGGGATTCTCGCCGGCGTGACACTCGCGTTCGCGCGAGCGATCGGCGAGTTCGGCGCGACGATGATGCTGGCGTACTACCCCCGGACGATGCCGGTCCAGATATGGGTCGAGTTCAAGCAACTCGGCCTGGACAACGCCTATCCGGTCGCGATACTGCTGGTACTGATCGCCGCCGCGGCGCTGTTGATTCTCAACACTGTCGCCACCAACCCATGGGAATGA
- a CDS encoding extracellular solute-binding protein: MTDRSPTTRRRFLRAAGTAAVAGTAGCTGWRDSDGSQSTTIAILAAGSLQNALANGLRPAVDVPVEIEAHGSATVARMIDEGQRDPDIVSVADVALFEAPLSPSWHSVFTSNAVVVAYNPDTAGGERLAEAGSERWYEPMVEGDVAIGRTDPDQDPLGYRTRFALELASRYYDGAPNLVDRILERDQVYPETSLLSQFEAGSIDAAFAYRNMAVERDYEYVELPDQVNLSNPAYAEDWYSEASYTLPSGQTIQGGVISYASTIRHVSDAAVSVFDVHTTGQYLEDHGFLLRDQLPAYSGAVPQRVRAATNHSTEHNSRLGGPADAVSSSVSDITVLV; the protein is encoded by the coding sequence GTGACTGACCGCTCCCCGACCACCCGTCGACGCTTTCTCCGGGCGGCCGGAACCGCCGCCGTTGCTGGCACTGCGGGCTGTACCGGTTGGCGCGACAGCGATGGGAGTCAATCGACGACGATCGCGATTCTGGCCGCCGGCAGTCTCCAGAACGCGCTGGCGAACGGCCTCAGGCCCGCCGTCGACGTCCCCGTCGAAATCGAAGCGCACGGGTCCGCGACTGTCGCTCGGATGATCGACGAGGGGCAACGCGACCCCGACATCGTATCTGTCGCCGACGTGGCGCTCTTCGAAGCGCCGCTCTCTCCGTCGTGGCACTCGGTGTTCACGAGCAACGCCGTCGTCGTCGCGTACAATCCGGACACCGCCGGCGGGGAGCGTCTGGCCGAAGCCGGGTCCGAGCGCTGGTACGAACCGATGGTCGAGGGGGACGTGGCTATCGGCCGAACCGACCCCGACCAGGACCCGCTGGGGTACCGCACGCGATTCGCACTCGAACTCGCTTCGCGGTACTACGACGGCGCGCCGAACCTCGTCGACCGAATCCTCGAACGAGACCAGGTCTACCCCGAAACGTCGCTGCTCAGCCAGTTCGAGGCCGGGTCCATCGACGCCGCGTTCGCCTACCGAAACATGGCCGTCGAACGCGACTACGAGTACGTCGAGTTGCCGGACCAGGTCAATCTGAGTAATCCAGCGTACGCCGAGGACTGGTACTCGGAGGCGTCGTACACGCTGCCTAGCGGGCAGACAATTCAGGGCGGCGTCATCAGCTACGCCTCGACCATCCGGCACGTGAGCGACGCCGCCGTCTCCGTGTTCGACGTCCACACCACCGGGCAGTACCTCGAAGACCACGGCTTCCTGCTGCGCGACCAGCTTCCCGCGTACTCGGGTGCCGTCCCCCAGCGCGTCAGGGCGGCGACCAACCACTCCACAGAGCACAACTCCCGGCTCGGCGGACCCGCAGACGCGGTGTCGTCGTCGGTCTCGGACATCACGGTGCTCGTCTGA
- a CDS encoding 2Fe-2S iron-sulfur cluster-binding protein has protein sequence MGNADDGGSGDESGARVVVEHGEGTTEITATAGGPLRDALLAADLSPYSAVTARANCGGRGLCATCGVRLHGDREPAHWHDRLAARFGYPRLSCQVPVEDGMVVELLPDKRVWGGRE, from the coding sequence ATGGGCAACGCCGACGATGGCGGCAGCGGCGACGAGAGTGGCGCGCGAGTCGTCGTCGAGCACGGGGAAGGCACTACGGAGATTACCGCGACAGCGGGCGGACCACTCAGAGACGCCCTGCTGGCGGCCGATCTGTCGCCGTACTCGGCCGTGACTGCACGAGCGAACTGTGGCGGGCGCGGGCTGTGTGCCACCTGCGGCGTTCGGCTGCACGGCGACCGCGAACCGGCCCACTGGCACGACCGACTGGCAGCCCGATTCGGCTACCCGCGGCTGTCCTGTCAGGTGCCCGTCGAGGACGGGATGGTCGTCGAGTTACTGCCGGACAAGCGCGTGTGGGGCGGCCGCGAGTGA
- a CDS encoding DUF7282 domain-containing protein: MERIAVAVVALLVVAAGVVAPVAATDPNDESASLGENYVTVTRGDSVDISVSHSTDANLTIGGSGDGFEVRIPLGGSGSNTITLDTYNTTSINPADFLSVDGAELKSAPIDQALEPGQYTLSVTVEGQELARGTLAVQPRTETTGKMGIAPDDLDFEEASVGEAFDAITERDTVARSDYAAVVVNESGLSWALPESGVDVRLNDDIDVTISELDPEPNTVAETYGRGQVDVVSRVGDTGEFAVLWDTTVPVTRNSNNTYELRLTLSASSNLVEEDETLVRERVRVVNPSVGLTGSPSFTLAPWDNGRLEVTGQTNLAPSTTLDVRALQEESPQKLWRNVVTVAEDGSFSTAFAFGTANVPGELPLWVLGHRSQSEETVSLTRADAALSFADQQADEQSVVVENVSLSHGGFVSITGNITGNGTSTVGVSRHLGAGDHGNVSVPLVDPLENETTLTATAVADANRNASLDDGDVAYEVDGTVVAANASVRPSPEPVDNTTTTTSASNNTTTAATTQRSLDTEESVPMTPNQASGGGSGGTVPLSPVLVVVALAASALLAGRE, translated from the coding sequence ATGGAACGCATCGCTGTGGCGGTAGTCGCCCTCCTCGTGGTCGCCGCCGGCGTCGTCGCGCCCGTGGCCGCAACCGACCCGAACGACGAATCGGCGTCGCTCGGAGAGAACTACGTCACGGTCACGCGCGGCGACAGCGTCGACATTTCGGTGAGTCACTCGACAGACGCGAACCTCACCATCGGTGGTTCGGGCGACGGCTTCGAAGTCCGGATTCCGCTCGGTGGGTCCGGGTCCAATACGATCACGCTGGACACGTACAACACGACGAGCATCAACCCCGCTGACTTTCTCTCCGTGGACGGTGCGGAGCTGAAAAGTGCACCCATCGACCAGGCACTCGAACCCGGGCAGTACACGCTGTCCGTGACCGTGGAGGGCCAGGAACTGGCTCGCGGCACGCTAGCGGTACAGCCGCGTACCGAAACCACCGGCAAGATGGGGATCGCGCCCGACGACCTCGACTTCGAGGAGGCGAGCGTAGGTGAGGCCTTTGATGCCATCACCGAGCGGGACACCGTAGCGCGCAGCGACTACGCCGCAGTGGTCGTGAACGAGAGCGGGCTGTCGTGGGCGCTGCCGGAGTCGGGAGTCGACGTCCGGCTGAACGACGATATCGACGTGACAATTTCGGAGCTCGACCCGGAGCCGAACACGGTCGCCGAGACGTACGGGCGAGGTCAAGTGGACGTCGTCTCACGCGTGGGTGACACCGGCGAGTTCGCCGTGCTCTGGGACACTACCGTTCCGGTCACGCGGAACTCGAACAACACCTACGAACTCCGGCTGACGCTCAGTGCGTCGAGCAATCTCGTCGAGGAAGACGAGACGCTCGTCCGCGAGCGCGTCCGCGTCGTGAACCCGAGCGTCGGACTGACGGGGTCGCCGTCGTTCACGCTCGCTCCCTGGGACAACGGGCGACTGGAGGTCACGGGACAGACGAACCTCGCTCCGTCGACGACCCTCGACGTGCGCGCACTCCAGGAGGAGTCCCCGCAGAAGCTCTGGCGGAACGTCGTCACCGTCGCCGAGGACGGCAGCTTCAGTACCGCGTTCGCGTTCGGCACCGCGAACGTGCCCGGTGAGCTCCCGCTGTGGGTGCTCGGCCACCGCAGCCAGAGCGAGGAGACCGTCTCGCTGACGCGCGCTGACGCCGCCCTGTCGTTCGCCGACCAGCAGGCCGACGAGCAGTCGGTGGTCGTCGAGAACGTCTCGCTGTCCCACGGCGGGTTCGTATCGATCACGGGGAACATCACCGGCAACGGCACCAGCACCGTCGGCGTGTCTCGACACCTCGGGGCCGGCGACCACGGGAACGTGAGCGTCCCGCTCGTCGACCCGCTGGAGAACGAGACGACGCTGACCGCGACGGCCGTCGCGGACGCGAACCGGAACGCGAGCCTCGACGACGGCGACGTCGCCTACGAGGTCGACGGAACCGTCGTCGCGGCGAACGCGAGCGTGCGGCCGTCGCCGGAACCAGTCGACAACACGACCACGACGACGAGTGCGTCGAACAACACGACCACAGCCGCGACCACGCAGCGGTCGCTGGACACCGAGGAGTCGGTGCCGATGACGCCGAACCAGGCGAGCGGCGGCGGTTCAGGCGGAACAGTGCCGCTGTCGCCGGTGCT